TTTTTCTGCAGTATATAACGCTTTTTGGAACTGCCATGCGAACATAGCTGATGCTCCTATATATCTCACCTTTCCTGCTTTTACTACATCGTAAAGAGCTTCCATGGTTTCTTCAATGGGAGTATTGTAATCCCAACGATGGATAATATAAAGATCTATATAATCAGTACCAAGACGTTTTAAACTTTGATCAACTTCGTGCATAATAATCTTTCGGGAGAGTCCTGTAGAATTTTTTCCCTCACGCATGGGGAAATAAACTTTTGTAGCTATTACAACTTCATCTCTTCTTGCAAAATCTTTTAAAGCTTTTCCTAAGATTTCCTCACTTCTTCCCAAAGAATATACATTAGCAGTATCGAAAAAATTAATTCCGAGTTCTAAGGCTCTCTTTATTATGGGACGACTATTTTCCTCATCTAAAACCCACTTGTGAGTCCAGATGTCTTTATCTCCAAAACTCATACATCCAAGGCATATTCTCGAAACTTCTAATCCTGACTTTCCCAATTTCATATATTCCATAATTTCACCTCCAAATAGTTTTTTGATAAAGTTTATTATTTTGAGTAAACTCTAAGTCAAGAAATTTCTATGAGGGTATATTAGAAAAGGTAAGATAGATATTACCATATTTAAATATTTTATGTTATAATCTTAACAATGAGAATTATTTTATTTTTTCTTTCTTGGCTAATAGGTTGGATATATTATAAAAGATTGAAATTATTAGAGAGAAAAGGTTCTTCAGAAGAATATAAAATTTCTGTTATTATCCCAGCAAGAGATGAAGAAAAGAATCTTCCTAAACTTTTGTCATCTCTTAAAAATCAAACCTATAAACCTTACGAAATTATTTTAGTAAATGATAATTCTAGAGATAGAACTGAGGAAATAGGAAGAGAGCATGAGGTTAAGGTAGTATCCTTAAAAGAAGAACCTCCTGAGGGTTGGATTGGAAAAAACTGGGCTTTATGGAATGGGTATATAGAATCAAAAGGAGAACTTTTACTTTTTTTAGATGCAGATGTGGAACCACGGGAAGACTTCATAGAAGTGTTACTGTCAAATTATGATGTTTTTAGGGGACTTATCTCTTGTTGGCCTTACCAAAGATTTGAGAAGTTTTATGAGCATTTTAATTTCACTTTTAATCTTGTTTCTATATTTTCCATGTTTGCCTCTGATAAGAAAGAAGGGGCTTTTGGGCCTGCTATTATTATTTCCCGTGAGGATTATGAAAGGATTGGAGGTCATAAAAAAATAAGAAGTAAAATACTAGAAGATCTTGCTCTTGCTAAAGAATGTATAAATTTTAATATTCCTGTCAACAATTTTCTTGGTGGAAAATACATAAAATTTAGAATGTATAATAGCTTTAAGGATCTTTTCCTAGGATTTACGAAGAACATAGCTAAAGGAGCTTTCTCTATAAATATAATTAATTTTTTACTTATATTTTTTTATTTTTATGGTATTTATGGAAGTATTTTTTATTTTAAGAGTGATTTATTAAATCCCTTTTATTTAATTTTTGTAATCCAGTTTTATATTGTTACAAAAAAATTAGGAGATTATAAATTTTATGATGCTATAATTTATCCTTTACATTTCCTTTTCTTTCTTTTTACATTTTTATATTCTTTATTTAGAACCTTCTTTGTAAAGACTGTTATTTGGAAGGGGAGAAAAATCCATGTG
This genomic interval from Dictyoglomus sp. contains the following:
- a CDS encoding aldo/keto reductase, with the protein product MEYMKLGKSGLEVSRICLGCMSFGDKDIWTHKWVLDEENSRPIIKRALELGINFFDTANVYSLGRSEEILGKALKDFARRDEVVIATKVYFPMREGKNSTGLSRKIIMHEVDQSLKRLGTDYIDLYIIHRWDYNTPIEETMEALYDVVKAGKVRYIGASAMFAWQFQKALYTAEKHGWTKFISMQNHYNLIYREDERELIPLCKEEGVGLTPYSPLAAGRLAREWGETTYRYETDEIAKIKYDSTKEVDKEIIDRVGEIAKNRGISRAQVALAWLLHKNPVVSPIVGVTRIEQLEDAVKAVSVKLTDEEIKYLEEPYIPHKIVGPLPYPEK
- a CDS encoding glycosyltransferase family 2 protein produces the protein MRIILFFLSWLIGWIYYKRLKLLERKGSSEEYKISVIIPARDEEKNLPKLLSSLKNQTYKPYEIILVNDNSRDRTEEIGREHEVKVVSLKEEPPEGWIGKNWALWNGYIESKGELLLFLDADVEPREDFIEVLLSNYDVFRGLISCWPYQRFEKFYEHFNFTFNLVSIFSMFASDKKEGAFGPAIIISREDYERIGGHKKIRSKILEDLALAKECINFNIPVNNFLGGKYIKFRMYNSFKDLFLGFTKNIAKGAFSINIINFLLIFFYFYGIYGSIFYFKSDLLNPFYLIFVIQFYIVTKKLGDYKFYDAIIYPLHFLFFLFTFLYSLFRTFFVKTVIWKGRKIHVD